From Candidatus Methylomirabilota bacterium, one genomic window encodes:
- a CDS encoding carbohydrate ABC transporter permease: protein MVIERRWKKWVYFYIPLTLFVIGTLFPFYWMLITSIRPDAELYRSWRSANNTPFWTLAPTLEHFRDLMAKTTFPKWLWNTFFIACISTFISLFCGLLAGYALGRLKFPMAGTLGTSIFVTYLVPPTLLFIPLANIIRTFQLGDTPWALILTYPTFLIPFCTWLLMGYFKTIPKELEECARIDGATRFGAMIRIIFPIAVPGILSAGIFAFTLSWNEFIYALVFLSSPEKKTVPVGVVSELIRGDIYFWGQLMAGALLGSIPVAIVYSFFVEYYVTGLTGSVKG from the coding sequence TTGGTGATCGAGCGGCGCTGGAAGAAGTGGGTGTACTTTTACATTCCTCTGACGCTGTTCGTGATCGGGACTCTCTTCCCGTTCTACTGGATGCTGATCACGTCGATCCGGCCGGACGCGGAGCTGTATCGGTCGTGGCGGTCCGCGAACAACACCCCCTTCTGGACGCTGGCCCCGACCCTCGAGCACTTCCGCGACCTGATGGCCAAGACCACGTTTCCGAAGTGGCTCTGGAACACGTTCTTCATCGCGTGCATCTCCACGTTCATCTCGCTCTTCTGCGGCCTCCTCGCCGGCTACGCGCTGGGACGCCTGAAGTTCCCGATGGCGGGCACGCTCGGCACCAGTATCTTCGTCACGTACCTGGTGCCGCCCACCCTGCTGTTCATCCCGCTCGCCAACATCATCCGCACCTTCCAGCTGGGCGACACCCCGTGGGCCCTGATCCTGACCTACCCGACCTTCCTGATCCCGTTCTGCACCTGGCTCCTGATGGGCTACTTCAAGACCATTCCCAAGGAGCTCGAGGAGTGCGCCCGCATCGACGGGGCCACCCGCTTCGGGGCGATGATTCGCATCATCTTCCCGATCGCGGTGCCCGGCATCCTCTCGGCCGGCATCTTCGCGTTCACCCTTTCGTGGAACGAGTTCATCTACGCGCTGGTCTTCCTGTCGTCGCCGGAGAAGAAGACGGTTCCGGTGGGGGTCGTCTCGGAGCTGATCCGCGGCGACATCTATTTCTGGGGGCAGCTCATGGCGGGGGCGCTGCTGGGCTCGATCCCGGTCGCCATCGTCTATTCGTTCTTCGTGGAGTACTACGTCACCGGCCTCACCGGCTCCGTGAAGGGGTGA
- a CDS encoding MFS transporter — translation MTNRWAVLALIMAAQTMANVGPLGIPSIAPLIRDDLQLSVTQAGSFLSTYYIGPVLMSLPAGWLADRWGVRGAMILGQVLIAAGLGAAAAAPSYSFIVLILILAGAGYGVLNPTTTKAGMAWFPPRQRATVVGLKQVGLPFGGAVGAFVMPPLAIAFGWRAAVGVSAAVVGALALLTWLLYRDLPEPGPAGGTATPPRADFWAVMGNRDLWLVGVSTLLFAGVQTVFLAFLVLYLHEAVHLEVVTAAKYLVAAQCSGAAGRIGFGLLSDRLFGGRRRIVLAIAGIGSIACALLLSTTTPATGPWLLVPLAICIGVFGVGWNGVQHTLMAELAGTRAAGTAVGLGLAISSLGVTVCPPVFGLVVERVGGFAGGWVALAASMVLALLLLLPVRERAFSMS, via the coding sequence GTGACGAATCGCTGGGCGGTCCTCGCGCTGATCATGGCCGCCCAGACCATGGCCAACGTGGGGCCGCTCGGCATCCCCTCCATCGCGCCCCTGATCCGGGACGATCTCCAGCTCTCGGTTACCCAGGCCGGCTCGTTCCTCTCCACGTACTACATCGGCCCGGTGCTCATGTCGCTGCCCGCGGGCTGGCTGGCGGATCGCTGGGGCGTGCGCGGCGCGATGATCCTGGGCCAGGTCCTCATCGCGGCGGGGCTCGGAGCCGCGGCGGCCGCGCCATCGTACTCGTTCATCGTGCTGATCCTGATCCTGGCCGGCGCCGGCTACGGCGTGCTCAACCCGACCACCACCAAGGCGGGGATGGCGTGGTTTCCGCCGCGGCAGCGGGCCACCGTGGTCGGGCTGAAGCAGGTGGGCCTGCCGTTCGGCGGCGCGGTCGGCGCCTTCGTCATGCCGCCGCTGGCGATCGCGTTCGGCTGGCGAGCGGCGGTCGGCGTATCCGCGGCGGTGGTGGGCGCGCTCGCGCTCCTGACGTGGCTGCTCTATCGCGACCTGCCCGAGCCGGGACCGGCCGGCGGCACCGCGACCCCGCCCCGCGCGGACTTCTGGGCGGTCATGGGCAATCGCGATCTCTGGCTGGTGGGCGTGAGCACGCTCCTCTTCGCGGGCGTACAGACCGTGTTCCTGGCCTTCCTCGTGCTGTACCTGCACGAGGCCGTCCACCTCGAGGTGGTGACCGCCGCGAAGTACCTCGTGGCCGCGCAGTGCAGCGGGGCGGCGGGGCGCATCGGCTTCGGGCTGCTCTCGGACCGGCTGTTCGGCGGCCGGCGGCGGATCGTGCTCGCCATCGCGGGCATCGGATCGATCGCCTGCGCGCTCCTGCTGTCGACCACCACGCCGGCCACCGGCCCGTGGCTGCTCGTGCCGCTCGCGATCTGCATCGGCGTCTTCGGCGTCGGCTGGAACGGCGTGCAGCACACGCTGATGGCCGAGCTGGCCGGGACCCGCGCCGCCGGCACCGCGGTCGGGCTCGGCCTCGCGATCTCCTCGCTGGGCGTCACGGTGTGCCCGCCCGTCTTCGGCCTGGTGGTGGAGCGCGTGGGCGGCTTCGCGGGCGGGTGGGTCGCCCTCGCCGCGAGCATGGTGCTCGCGCTCCTCCTGCTCCTCCCGGTCCGGGAGCGCGCATTCTCGATGTCGTGA
- a CDS encoding sugar ABC transporter permease, with the protein MKKPIAGGSGGAAGLEVALPHPGTSRPRGLTRFLESERLLACLLLAPTVVLLGLFIAYPFVMGVWLSLSSVSVGNPGEFVGLKNFIKAWNDSIFQTAFYNTFYYTFWATIFKLVLGMWLALLLNRHFRGKRIVRAAMLLPFIVPTVLSTFAWRWMFDPTFSVLNWLLYQTGFITTKLPFLSDGTWGMWCAIVVNTWRGMPFFAISLLAGLQTISTDMQEAASLDGANGWQRFWHVTWPLLKPVTLVVVVFSIIQTFSDFQLIYVLTGGGPANATHLLATYAYQIGVATGLLGEGAAVSLFMLPVLFIVVWLQLRYLRRLEGA; encoded by the coding sequence ATGAAGAAGCCCATCGCGGGCGGATCGGGCGGCGCCGCCGGTCTCGAGGTGGCGCTGCCCCATCCGGGAACCAGCCGGCCCAGGGGACTCACCCGCTTCCTCGAGAGCGAGCGCCTGCTCGCCTGCCTCTTGCTCGCCCCGACGGTGGTGCTGCTCGGCCTGTTCATCGCCTATCCCTTCGTGATGGGGGTGTGGCTGTCGCTGTCCAGCGTGAGCGTCGGCAATCCGGGCGAGTTCGTCGGGCTGAAGAACTTCATCAAGGCGTGGAACGACTCGATCTTCCAGACCGCCTTCTACAACACGTTCTACTACACGTTCTGGGCGACGATCTTCAAGCTCGTCCTCGGGATGTGGCTGGCCCTGCTGCTGAACCGCCACTTCCGGGGCAAGCGCATCGTGCGCGCGGCCATGCTGCTGCCCTTCATCGTGCCCACCGTGCTCTCGACCTTCGCGTGGCGCTGGATGTTCGACCCGACCTTCAGCGTGCTGAACTGGCTCCTCTACCAGACCGGTTTCATCACCACCAAGCTGCCGTTCCTGTCCGACGGCACCTGGGGCATGTGGTGCGCCATCGTGGTGAACACCTGGCGCGGCATGCCGTTCTTCGCCATCTCGCTGCTGGCCGGGCTGCAGACCATCAGCACCGACATGCAGGAGGCCGCCTCGCTCGACGGGGCCAACGGCTGGCAGCGCTTCTGGCACGTGACCTGGCCGCTGCTCAAGCCGGTGACCCTGGTGGTGGTGGTCTTCTCGATCATCCAGACCTTCTCCGACTTCCAGCTCATCTACGTGCTCACCGGCGGCGGCCCCGCCAACGCGACCCACCTGCTCGCCACCTACGCCTACCAGATCGGCGTGGCTACCGGCCTGCTGGGCGAGGGCGCCGCGGTCTCCCTGTTCATGCTGCCGGTCCTCTTCATCGTGGTCTGGCTCCAGCTCCGCTACCTCCGCCGCCTGGAAGGGGCCTAG
- a CDS encoding sugar ABC transporter permease yields MSNGRELIGATTTGVAARPAAIRGSWFGREAVQGFVWIAPAFLYLAFFIAYPFFMSIYLSVSSARVGSPESHFVGAQNYTRLFADPVFWQTVRNSFVFTLGSEAIRLVIGLPLAFALNRSFKGKRIVQGIILIPFVIPIALSSLAWKWMFDSLYSVINWMLMRAHIIEYPWQWLGEPGLAMWSVIIMNVWRGFPFSAVILLAGLTAVPQEVIEAAKIDGAGPLRRFHYVVVPIVRPILLVGLLYSVVFSFTDFSAVWLLTQGGPYNTTHVFGTYAYNIGINAGDLGMGAAITLFIFPFLALIVILMLRFLRKD; encoded by the coding sequence GTGAGTAACGGACGAGAGCTCATCGGGGCGACCACCACCGGGGTCGCCGCGCGTCCGGCCGCCATCCGCGGCAGCTGGTTCGGGCGCGAGGCGGTACAGGGCTTCGTGTGGATCGCTCCCGCCTTCCTCTATCTGGCGTTCTTCATCGCCTACCCGTTCTTCATGTCGATCTACCTCTCGGTCTCGAGCGCCCGGGTCGGGTCGCCCGAGTCGCACTTTGTCGGCGCCCAGAACTACACGCGCTTGTTCGCGGATCCGGTGTTCTGGCAGACGGTGCGCAACTCCTTCGTCTTCACCCTGGGTTCCGAGGCGATCCGGCTGGTGATCGGGCTGCCGCTGGCCTTCGCCCTGAACCGCTCGTTCAAGGGCAAGCGCATCGTGCAGGGCATCATCCTGATCCCCTTCGTCATCCCGATCGCGCTCTCGTCGCTGGCCTGGAAGTGGATGTTCGACTCGCTCTACAGCGTCATCAACTGGATGCTGATGCGTGCCCACATCATCGAGTACCCGTGGCAATGGCTGGGCGAGCCCGGCCTCGCGATGTGGTCGGTCATCATCATGAACGTCTGGCGCGGCTTCCCGTTCTCCGCGGTCATCCTGCTCGCCGGCCTCACCGCGGTCCCGCAAGAGGTGATCGAGGCGGCGAAGATCGACGGGGCCGGCCCCTTGCGCCGCTTCCACTACGTGGTGGTGCCCATCGTGCGGCCGATCTTGCTGGTGGGTCTGCTCTACTCGGTGGTCTTCTCGTTCACCGACTTCTCGGCGGTGTGGCTCTTGACCCAGGGCGGACCCTACAACACCACGCACGTGTTCGGCACCTACGCCTACAACATCGGCATCAACGCGGGTGACCTCGGTATGGGAGCGGCCATCACCCTGTTCATCTTCCCGTTCCTCGCCCTGATCGTCATCCTCATGCTACGGTTCTTGCGGAAGGACTGA
- a CDS encoding carbohydrate ABC transporter permease: MDARRFWRRLKRDYGPYLPLSPYLFVVLFPFYWMVITAFKRDRDLYNLETAPFWFKEPPTLEHVKLLLEGTLFPLWLKNSLMIGVLVVFITLLLALPAAYALARMKFPGAQPLSTAMFLSYLIPSTLLFIPLSQVVRGLGFTDSVWALVIVYPSFTLPFCTWLLMGFVRTVPREIEESAQIDGCTRFQAFRMIIVPVIVPGIITAGIFAFTLTYQEFIYALTFISSSANKTISYGVTSDLIRGDVFYWGSLMAGALIGAIPVAVVYAFSLDHFIHGLTAGALK; the protein is encoded by the coding sequence ATGGACGCCCGACGCTTCTGGCGACGGCTCAAGCGCGACTACGGCCCCTACCTCCCGCTCTCCCCGTACCTGTTCGTGGTGCTCTTCCCGTTCTACTGGATGGTCATCACCGCCTTCAAGCGCGACCGGGATCTCTACAACCTGGAGACCGCGCCGTTCTGGTTCAAGGAGCCGCCCACCCTCGAGCACGTCAAGCTCCTGCTCGAGGGCACCCTGTTCCCGCTCTGGCTGAAGAACAGCCTGATGATCGGCGTGCTCGTGGTGTTCATCACCCTCCTGCTCGCGCTGCCCGCGGCCTACGCGCTGGCCCGGATGAAGTTCCCCGGGGCCCAGCCGCTGTCCACCGCCATGTTTCTCTCCTACCTGATCCCGTCCACCCTGCTGTTCATCCCGCTGTCGCAGGTGGTGCGCGGTCTCGGGTTCACCGACTCGGTGTGGGCGCTGGTCATCGTCTATCCCTCCTTCACCCTGCCGTTCTGCACCTGGCTCTTGATGGGCTTCGTGCGGACGGTGCCGAGGGAGATCGAGGAGAGCGCACAGATCGACGGATGCACGCGCTTCCAGGCCTTCCGCATGATCATCGTCCCGGTCATCGTGCCCGGCATCATCACCGCCGGCATCTTCGCGTTCACGCTCACCTACCAGGAGTTCATCTACGCGCTGACCTTCATCTCGAGCTCGGCGAACAAGACGATCTCCTACGGGGTCACCAGCGATCTCATCCGCGGCGACGTCTTCTACTGGGGCTCGCTCATGGCGGGAGCGCTGATCGGGGCGATCCCGGTGGCCGTCGTGTACGCGTTCAGCCTCGACCATTTCATTCACGGCCTCACCGCAGGTGCCCTGAAGTGA
- a CDS encoding MFS transporter, protein MLAAAFVVITLGVFLKPIEDSMGGSRSGIGAIGLFNWIVMGAGGVVSGFVPDRVGTRRVVLVGAGLLSAGLLLSSHVQQMWQLYVTFGLLIGAGVSGFYVSLTVLAIEWLRGGRRVVRTPASS, encoded by the coding sequence GTGCTCGCGGCCGCGTTCGTCGTCATCACCCTCGGCGTCTTCCTGAAGCCGATCGAGGACTCGATGGGCGGGAGCCGCTCCGGCATCGGGGCCATCGGCCTCTTCAACTGGATCGTGATGGGGGCGGGCGGCGTGGTCTCGGGCTTCGTCCCCGACCGCGTGGGCACCCGGCGGGTGGTGCTGGTCGGCGCGGGGCTCCTCTCCGCCGGCCTCCTGCTCTCGAGCCACGTGCAGCAGATGTGGCAGCTCTACGTGACCTTCGGCCTGCTGATCGGCGCGGGCGTCAGCGGCTTCTATGTGTCCCTCACCGTGCTCGCCATCGAGTGGTTACGAGGGGGGCGGCGGGTCGTGCGGACGCCGGCTAGTTCTTGA
- the kdsB gene encoding 3-deoxy-manno-octulosonate cytidylyltransferase: MIILGVIPARLQSTRLPRKVLREIRGVPMVVEVFRRARTSPLLSDLLVATDSDEVVAACHDHHVPAVMTRSTHASGTDRLWEVSRARAADVYVNIQGDEPLISPAHIERLVRPFLTEPEVQVTTLKIRATPEEVESRTANKVVTNVHGDALYFSRLPIPFDRDTRGGIVYWKHIGLYAYRRSVLETYHSLPPSGLERAEQLEQLRLLEAGIPIRVLETDQPTIGVDTEEDLRAVEALLSSRPR, translated from the coding sequence GTGATCATCCTGGGCGTCATCCCCGCGCGCCTGCAGTCCACGCGCCTGCCGCGCAAGGTCCTGCGCGAGATCCGCGGGGTGCCGATGGTGGTCGAGGTCTTCCGGCGAGCGCGCACCTCTCCCCTGCTGTCGGACCTGCTGGTGGCGACCGACAGCGACGAGGTCGTCGCGGCCTGCCACGACCATCACGTGCCGGCGGTGATGACGCGCAGCACGCACGCCTCGGGCACCGACCGCCTGTGGGAGGTCTCCCGGGCGCGCGCCGCCGACGTCTACGTCAACATCCAGGGCGACGAGCCGCTCATCTCGCCGGCCCACATCGAGCGGCTCGTGCGGCCCTTCCTCACCGAGCCCGAGGTCCAGGTCACCACCCTGAAGATCCGCGCCACTCCCGAAGAGGTCGAGAGCCGCACCGCGAACAAGGTGGTGACCAACGTGCACGGCGACGCGCTCTACTTCTCGCGTCTGCCCATCCCCTTCGATCGCGACACGCGCGGGGGGATCGTCTACTGGAAGCACATCGGCCTCTACGCCTACCGGCGCTCCGTGCTCGAGACGTACCACTCGCTGCCGCCCTCGGGACTCGAGCGCGCGGAGCAGCTCGAGCAGCTGCGGCTGCTCGAGGCCGGCATCCCCATCCGCGTGCTCGAAACCGATCAGCCCACGATCGGCGTGGACACCGAGGAGGACCTGCGGGCGGTCGAGGCCCTGCTGTCGTCGCGCCCCCGGTGA
- a CDS encoding extracellular solute-binding protein — MTTPQHEATSEAAAVSRRTFLAGSVAAGAAAAALEGILAGRRAPAYAQGTRLNILRWVDFIPACDVELKRQAGEASKALGAEVVFEFINANDLQARVTAAMQSNSGPDIIHMLHNWPHLYANGLVDVGDLVEWQVKEQGALYAQSEAYSKVGGRFLALPHGIVPGLIAYRKSWFDEIGVTAFPKTYDELRQVAAKLKKKGHPYGQTLGHTFGDAPAWAYPLLWNFGGMETDKTGKTALDDKGAVEAVRFMTAFWKDGCDEGGLAWDDTNNNRAFLGGEISATLNGASIYIAAKRGQEKIKDDKGEPLVRDIRHARLPAGPAGSWSYHTAFGHGVMKYGKNQKLAKDFLKWLHGKEQYGKWFQVAEGFSIGSTKLWEQSPMWSTIDEPMKGFRTAPDNSRVIGFAGPPNAKATEAYSKYVIVDLFAKGVQGMKAEDAVTWASGELKKIYG, encoded by the coding sequence ATGACGACTCCGCAGCACGAGGCGACCAGCGAAGCAGCCGCGGTGAGCCGTCGCACGTTCCTGGCCGGGTCGGTCGCCGCGGGCGCGGCCGCGGCGGCTCTGGAGGGCATCCTGGCCGGGCGCCGCGCCCCCGCGTATGCGCAGGGCACGCGGCTGAACATCCTCCGCTGGGTCGACTTCATTCCGGCGTGCGACGTCGAGCTGAAGCGGCAGGCCGGCGAGGCCAGCAAGGCGCTGGGGGCCGAGGTCGTGTTCGAGTTCATCAACGCCAACGACCTGCAGGCGCGCGTCACCGCCGCCATGCAGTCCAACTCGGGGCCCGACATCATCCACATGCTGCACAACTGGCCTCACCTCTACGCCAACGGGCTCGTGGACGTCGGCGATCTCGTCGAGTGGCAGGTGAAGGAGCAGGGTGCGCTCTACGCGCAGTCCGAGGCGTACAGCAAGGTCGGCGGCCGCTTCCTGGCCCTGCCCCACGGCATCGTTCCCGGGCTGATCGCCTACCGCAAGTCGTGGTTCGACGAGATCGGCGTCACCGCGTTCCCCAAGACGTACGACGAATTGCGCCAGGTGGCGGCGAAGCTGAAGAAGAAGGGCCACCCCTACGGGCAGACCCTCGGCCACACCTTCGGCGACGCGCCGGCGTGGGCCTACCCGCTCCTGTGGAACTTCGGGGGCATGGAGACCGACAAGACCGGCAAGACCGCGCTCGACGACAAGGGCGCGGTGGAGGCGGTCAGGTTCATGACCGCCTTCTGGAAGGACGGCTGCGACGAGGGCGGGCTGGCCTGGGACGATACCAACAACAACCGCGCGTTCCTGGGCGGCGAGATCTCGGCCACACTGAACGGCGCGTCGATCTACATCGCGGCCAAGCGGGGCCAGGAGAAGATCAAGGACGACAAGGGCGAGCCGCTCGTGCGCGACATCCGGCACGCCCGCCTGCCCGCCGGCCCCGCCGGATCCTGGAGCTACCACACCGCCTTCGGGCACGGAGTCATGAAGTACGGCAAGAACCAGAAGCTGGCCAAGGACTTCCTGAAGTGGCTCCACGGCAAGGAGCAGTACGGCAAGTGGTTCCAGGTGGCGGAGGGGTTCTCGATCGGGTCCACGAAGCTCTGGGAGCAGAGCCCGATGTGGAGCACCATCGACGAGCCGATGAAGGGATTCCGCACCGCGCCCGACAACTCGCGGGTCATCGGGTTCGCGGGACCGCCCAACGCCAAGGCCACCGAGGCCTACTCCAAGTACGTGATCGTGGACCTGTTCGCCAAGGGCGTGCAGGGCATGAAGGCCGAGGACGCGGTCACGTGGGCCTCCGGCGAGCTGAAGAAGATCTACGGGTGA
- a CDS encoding substrate-binding domain-containing protein — MTKVSRRQFLETAAGVTAASAFPHVWIRPAWAQAKEVRVLAWTHFVPAYDKWFDAFAEQWSSKSGVKVTIDHVPHLQIPAKIAAEIATQSGHDIVQLVGTGTEKWASALLDVQDTTDKLAKKHGGWTPLAENYCKVRSDGKFHAVPDFFIDFPGLYRKDLWTEIGMPNGPDTWEDLHKGGMKLKAKGFPVGIGLAHHDDSRASWRAIMWSHGGSEVAKDGKTITYNSKEVREALKFEKALYKDAMTPEVLAWDDASNNRFLASGRGSWIHNPISAYRTIEGSNKELADKIFVSLSPKGPATRRSFANCRAYGVTKFSKNQDGAKAFLEALVDSYRDAAKASTGYNMPFLNSYAKPPFPVISEDPKLKPLEQDAEYHFTTGYPGPLTPAADEVYQQFVMVDAIAQFATDKMDLEQTIKWGEEKIKAIYAKFA; from the coding sequence ATGACCAAGGTCTCGCGTCGGCAGTTCCTCGAAACCGCGGCGGGTGTGACCGCCGCCTCCGCCTTCCCGCACGTGTGGATCCGCCCGGCGTGGGCGCAGGCGAAGGAGGTCCGGGTGCTCGCCTGGACTCACTTCGTGCCCGCCTACGACAAGTGGTTCGACGCGTTCGCGGAGCAGTGGTCCAGCAAGAGCGGGGTGAAGGTCACCATCGACCACGTCCCGCACCTGCAGATCCCGGCCAAGATCGCGGCCGAGATCGCCACCCAGTCCGGTCACGACATCGTCCAGCTCGTGGGCACCGGCACCGAGAAGTGGGCCTCCGCGCTGCTGGACGTCCAGGACACCACCGACAAGCTCGCCAAGAAGCACGGCGGCTGGACGCCGCTGGCCGAGAACTACTGCAAGGTGCGCTCGGACGGGAAGTTCCACGCGGTCCCCGACTTCTTCATCGACTTCCCGGGTCTCTACCGGAAGGACCTGTGGACCGAGATCGGGATGCCCAACGGCCCCGACACGTGGGAAGACCTGCACAAGGGCGGCATGAAGCTCAAGGCCAAGGGCTTCCCGGTCGGCATCGGCCTCGCCCACCACGACGACTCCCGCGCGTCCTGGCGCGCCATCATGTGGTCCCACGGCGGATCCGAGGTGGCCAAGGACGGCAAGACCATCACCTACAACTCCAAGGAAGTGCGCGAGGCGCTCAAGTTCGAGAAGGCGCTCTACAAGGACGCGATGACCCCCGAGGTGCTCGCGTGGGACGACGCCTCCAACAACCGGTTCCTGGCCTCCGGGCGCGGCTCCTGGATCCACAACCCGATCAGCGCCTACCGCACGATCGAGGGCTCGAACAAGGAGCTGGCCGACAAGATCTTCGTCTCGCTCTCGCCCAAGGGCCCGGCGACCCGGCGGTCGTTCGCCAACTGTCGCGCCTACGGCGTCACCAAGTTCAGCAAGAACCAGGACGGGGCCAAGGCGTTTCTCGAAGCGCTGGTGGACAGCTACCGCGACGCGGCCAAGGCCAGCACCGGCTACAACATGCCGTTCCTGAACAGCTACGCCAAGCCGCCGTTCCCGGTGATCAGCGAGGATCCCAAGCTGAAGCCGCTGGAGCAGGATGCCGAGTATCACTTCACCACCGGCTATCCGGGGCCGCTCACCCCGGCCGCCGACGAGGTCTACCAGCAGTTCGTGATGGTGGACGCGATCGCCCAGTTCGCCACCGACAAGATGGATCTGGAGCAGACGATCAAGTGGGGCGAGGAGAAGATCAAGGCGATCTACGCCAAGTTCGCCTAG
- a CDS encoding extracellular solute-binding protein codes for MNSSDRKETTHLDRRTFVKTAGLAAVAVTGIEGIVAARRAPAFAQGTKLHWVRWVDFIPESDVELKRQMPEASKALGAEVTFETINANDLQPRITAAIQSGAGADVFNFQYNWAHLYQNAVVDVSDVASELAKAQGGFYDIYPPSCQVNGKWLAVPHSIIGAAVAYRKSWLKEAGATEYPKSWEEAHKLFTALKKKGKPYGQTLGHTFGDAPTFTYCMLWAFGGAETDKTGKKVVLNSKGAVDSVKFMQSFWKDCCDEGGLAWDDTNNNRAFHAGEIAATLNGASIYIVAKRQKEKIKDDKGEPLFQDIDHAPLPAGPGGAFALFLNQSNAIMKYSKNQKLAKDLLRWVHKKENYEKWFQSQGGYSVGATKAWENDPMWNSLDGPLKMFRTGARNTRLFGYAGPSTAKATEAFSKYIVTDMYAKAVQGMKPEDAVHWAEGELKKIYEA; via the coding sequence ATGAACAGCTCCGATCGCAAAGAGACCACGCATCTCGACCGCCGCACGTTCGTCAAGACCGCGGGCCTCGCCGCGGTAGCGGTGACCGGCATCGAGGGCATCGTCGCCGCGCGGCGGGCGCCGGCCTTCGCGCAAGGCACCAAGCTGCACTGGGTGCGCTGGGTGGACTTCATCCCGGAGTCCGACGTGGAGCTGAAGCGGCAGATGCCGGAAGCCTCCAAGGCGCTCGGAGCCGAGGTGACGTTCGAGACGATCAATGCCAACGACCTGCAGCCGCGCATCACCGCGGCCATCCAGTCGGGGGCGGGCGCCGACGTGTTCAACTTCCAGTACAACTGGGCTCACCTGTACCAGAACGCGGTCGTCGACGTGAGCGACGTAGCCTCGGAGCTGGCGAAGGCACAGGGCGGCTTCTACGACATCTACCCGCCCTCCTGCCAGGTGAACGGCAAGTGGCTGGCGGTGCCGCACTCCATCATCGGCGCGGCGGTCGCCTACCGGAAGTCGTGGCTGAAGGAGGCGGGGGCCACCGAGTATCCGAAGAGCTGGGAGGAGGCGCACAAGCTCTTCACCGCGCTCAAGAAGAAGGGCAAGCCCTACGGGCAGACCCTGGGACACACCTTCGGTGACGCGCCGACGTTCACCTACTGCATGCTCTGGGCGTTCGGCGGGGCCGAGACGGACAAGACCGGCAAGAAGGTGGTGCTCAACAGCAAGGGCGCGGTGGATTCGGTCAAGTTCATGCAGTCCTTCTGGAAAGACTGCTGCGACGAGGGCGGGCTGGCGTGGGACGACACCAACAACAACCGCGCCTTCCACGCGGGCGAGATCGCGGCCACCCTGAACGGGGCCAGCATCTACATCGTGGCCAAGCGTCAGAAGGAGAAGATCAAGGACGACAAGGGCGAGCCGCTGTTCCAGGACATCGACCACGCGCCGCTGCCGGCCGGTCCCGGAGGCGCCTTCGCCCTCTTCCTGAACCAGTCGAACGCCATCATGAAGTACTCGAAGAACCAGAAGCTGGCCAAGGACCTCCTCCGCTGGGTGCACAAGAAGGAGAACTACGAGAAGTGGTTCCAGAGTCAGGGCGGCTACAGCGTGGGCGCCACGAAGGCGTGGGAGAACGACCCGATGTGGAACTCCCTCGACGGGCCGCTCAAGATGTTCCGGACCGGCGCGCGGAACACCCGGCTGTTCGGATACGCGGGCCCGTCCACCGCGAAGGCCACCGAGGCTTTCAGCAAGTACATCGTCACCGACATGTACGCCAAGGCCGTCCAGGGCATGAAACCGGAGGACGCGGTGCACTGGGCCGAGGGCGAGCTGAAGAAGATCTACGAAGCGTGA